One segment of Vibrio mimicus DNA contains the following:
- the yfbV gene encoding terminus macrodomain insulation protein YfbV — protein sequence MNNKVGIVHSLKDGQKYMDIWPMRKELNPLFPEQRVIKATRFAIKVMPAVAAISVLTQMVFTNTQAMPQAIVVALFAMSLPLQGIWWLGNRANTQLPPALASWYRELYMKIVETGFALEPIKSKPRYKELAHVLNRAFRQLDDTALERWF from the coding sequence ATGAATAATAAAGTCGGCATCGTGCATAGCCTCAAAGACGGCCAGAAGTACATGGATATTTGGCCGATGCGCAAAGAGTTAAATCCGCTGTTTCCTGAGCAACGTGTGATCAAGGCAACTCGCTTCGCGATTAAAGTGATGCCAGCGGTAGCGGCGATCAGCGTATTGACTCAAATGGTATTCACCAACACACAAGCCATGCCTCAAGCGATTGTGGTTGCTTTGTTTGCCATGAGCCTGCCATTGCAAGGTATTTGGTGGTTAGGCAATCGCGCGAATACTCAACTGCCTCCCGCGCTAGCCAGTTGGTACCGTGAACTCTATATGAAGATAGTTGAAACTGGATTTGCACTTGAGCCGATCAAAAGCAAACCGCGTTATAAAGAGCTGGCTCATGTGCTGAATCGCGCGTTTCGTCAGTTGGATGATACTGCGCTAGAGCGCTGGTTTTAA
- a CDS encoding VF530 family DNA-binding protein: MTDQERIELQKNNPLHGLKLETLLQELVDFYGWDILDTAMRFNCFHTKPSIASSVKYLNKTEWAREKLENFYLYRFKRMPRASSEEFNLPPRARTFPHGLQPKEPMQLTVDSILKSQAKAASAHKERTSRSRHTQR, from the coding sequence ATGACCGATCAAGAAAGAATCGAACTACAAAAGAACAATCCACTACACGGCCTTAAGTTAGAAACCTTGCTACAAGAGCTGGTGGATTTTTATGGCTGGGATATTTTAGATACAGCAATGCGCTTTAACTGCTTTCATACCAAGCCTTCGATTGCTAGTAGTGTCAAATATTTAAACAAGACCGAGTGGGCACGAGAAAAACTAGAAAATTTTTATCTCTATCGCTTTAAACGTATGCCTCGTGCTTCCAGTGAAGAGTTTAATCTCCCGCCACGCGCACGAACTTTCCCTCATGGCCTACAGCCGAAAGAGCCGATGCAATTAACGGTAGACTCTATTTTGAAATCTCAGGCGAAAGCGGCTTCTGCTCATAAAGAAAGAACGTCCCGCAGTCGCCACACTCAGCGCTAA